A genomic window from Eriocheir sinensis breed Jianghai 21 chromosome 9, ASM2467909v1, whole genome shotgun sequence includes:
- the LOC126995901 gene encoding dynein axonemal heavy chain 8-like isoform X2, whose amino-acid sequence MYPPTHWQGVSWVTICYMLGEIQCTRRVTEDFDKRLLLTFLHVWFNERLLTSDFRFYQGYALPMCKNQAEYLEFINQLPVTDSPEVFGLHPNADITYQINTAKGILDTILSMQPKEGGQRGGETREVVVSKLANDMLSKLPADYIQHEIREALQRMGAILPMNIFLRQELDRMQKVLKVVRKTLQDLHLAIEGTIIMSTSLKDMLDAMYDARVPERWRKVSWESSTLGFWFTELMERDSQFRRWYSYGRPKAFWITGFFNPQGFLTAMRQEVTRQHKGWSLDCVILQNLVTRFNKEDIHDPPPEGVYIYGLFLEGASWDRKQGRLMESRAKILYEPMPIIYLYAVNTTSGKDPTLYECPIYRKPLRTDATYIGSIDLETTEYLPSHWTLRGVALLCDIK is encoded by the exons ATGTACCCACCCACACATTGGCAGGGTGTATCATGGGTGACAATCTGCTACATGCTGGGTGAGATACAATGCACGAGGCGGGTGACGGAGGACTTTGACAAgcgcctcctcctcaccttcctgcaTGTGTGGTTCAATGAAAGGCTCCTCACCTCAGACTTCAG gTTCTATCAGGGTTATGCTCTCCCTATGTGCAAGAACCAGGCTGAGTATCTGGAGTTCATCAACCAGTTACCAGTGACAGACTCTCCTGAAGTGTTTGGTTTACACCCTAACGCTGACATCAC GTACCAGATCAACACGGCCAAGGGTATTCTGGACACCATCCTCAGCATGCAGCCCAAGGAGGGGGGTCAGCGCGGCGGGGAGACTCGGGAGGTGGTCGTGTCCAAGCTGGCCAACGATATGCTCTCCAAGCTTCCTGCGGACTACATTCAGCACGAG ATCAGAGAAGCACTGCAGAGGATGGGCGCCATACTGCCCATGAACATTTTCCTCAGGCAGGAGCTGGACCGCATGCAAAAG GTGTTGAAGGTGGTGCGGAAGACCCTGCAGGACCTCCACCTGGCCATCGAGGGGACCATCATCATGAGCACCTCCCTCAAGGACATGCTGGACGCAATGTACGACGCCCGGGTCCCTGAGCGCTGGCGGAAG GTTTCGTGGGAGTCCAGCACGCTCGGGTTCTGGTTCACAGAGTTGATGGAGCGAGACTCACAGTTCCGCCGCTGGTACTCCTACGGGCGGCCCAAGGCTTTCTGGATCACCGGCTTCTTCAACCCTCAAGGCTTCCTGACGGCCAtgagacag GAAGTGACCCGCCAGCACAAGGGTTGGTCGCTGGACTGTGTGATCCTGCAGAACCTGGTGACGCGCTTCAACAAGGAGGACATTCACGACCCGCCTCCAGAGGGAGTCTACATCTACGGCCTCTTCCTGGAAGGTGCCTCGTGGGATCGCAAGCAGGGACGCCTCATGGAATCAAGGgctaag ATTCTGTACGAACCCATGCCAATCATCTACCTGTATGCGGTGAATACAACCAGCGGGAAGGACCCAACGCTGTACGAGTGTCCCATATACAGGAAGCCACTGAGGACCGACGCCACGTACATCGGCTCAATAGACTTGGAGACCACTGAGTACCTCCCCTCCCACTGGACGCTGCGCGGAGTGGCTCTGCTGTGTGACATCAAGTGA
- the LOC126995901 gene encoding dynein axonemal heavy chain 8-like isoform X1, whose protein sequence is MYPPTHWQGVSWVTICYMLGEIQCTRRVTEDFDKRLLLTFLHVWFNERLLTSDFRFYQGYALPMCKNQAEYLEFINQLPVTDSPEVFGLHPNADITYQINTAKGILDTILSMQPKEGGQRGGETREVVVSKLANDMLSKLPADYIQHEIREALQRMGAILPMNIFLRQELDRMQKVLKVVRKTLQDLHLAIEGTIIMSTSLKDMLDAMYDARVPERWRKVSWESSTLGFWFTELMERDSQFRRWYSYGRPKAFWITGFFNPQGFLTAMRQEVTRQHKGWSLDCVILQNLVTRFNKEDIHDPPPEGVYIYGLFLEGASWDRKQGRLMESRAKVGEGVYLMLGLCVCVCVSAGYLEILIFLSLADSVRTHANHLPVCGEYNQREGPNAVRVSHIQEATEDRRHVHRLNRLGDH, encoded by the exons ATGTACCCACCCACACATTGGCAGGGTGTATCATGGGTGACAATCTGCTACATGCTGGGTGAGATACAATGCACGAGGCGGGTGACGGAGGACTTTGACAAgcgcctcctcctcaccttcctgcaTGTGTGGTTCAATGAAAGGCTCCTCACCTCAGACTTCAG gTTCTATCAGGGTTATGCTCTCCCTATGTGCAAGAACCAGGCTGAGTATCTGGAGTTCATCAACCAGTTACCAGTGACAGACTCTCCTGAAGTGTTTGGTTTACACCCTAACGCTGACATCAC GTACCAGATCAACACGGCCAAGGGTATTCTGGACACCATCCTCAGCATGCAGCCCAAGGAGGGGGGTCAGCGCGGCGGGGAGACTCGGGAGGTGGTCGTGTCCAAGCTGGCCAACGATATGCTCTCCAAGCTTCCTGCGGACTACATTCAGCACGAG ATCAGAGAAGCACTGCAGAGGATGGGCGCCATACTGCCCATGAACATTTTCCTCAGGCAGGAGCTGGACCGCATGCAAAAG GTGTTGAAGGTGGTGCGGAAGACCCTGCAGGACCTCCACCTGGCCATCGAGGGGACCATCATCATGAGCACCTCCCTCAAGGACATGCTGGACGCAATGTACGACGCCCGGGTCCCTGAGCGCTGGCGGAAG GTTTCGTGGGAGTCCAGCACGCTCGGGTTCTGGTTCACAGAGTTGATGGAGCGAGACTCACAGTTCCGCCGCTGGTACTCCTACGGGCGGCCCAAGGCTTTCTGGATCACCGGCTTCTTCAACCCTCAAGGCTTCCTGACGGCCAtgagacag GAAGTGACCCGCCAGCACAAGGGTTGGTCGCTGGACTGTGTGATCCTGCAGAACCTGGTGACGCGCTTCAACAAGGAGGACATTCACGACCCGCCTCCAGAGGGAGTCTACATCTACGGCCTCTTCCTGGAAGGTGCCTCGTGGGATCGCAAGCAGGGACGCCTCATGGAATCAAGGgctaaggtgggtgaaggggtgtaCCTGATGCtaggtttgtgtgtttgtgtgtgtgtgtctgcggggTATTTGGAGATTTTGATTTTCCTCTCCTTGGCAGATTCTGTACGAACCCATGCCAATCATCTACCTGTATGCGGTGAATACAACCAGCGGGAAGGACCCAACGCTGTACGAGTGTCCCATATACAGGAAGCCACTGAGGACCGACGCCACGTACATCGGCTCAATAGACTTGGAGACCACTGA